From Girardinichthys multiradiatus isolate DD_20200921_A chromosome 3, DD_fGirMul_XY1, whole genome shotgun sequence, the proteins below share one genomic window:
- the LOC124866392 gene encoding uncharacterized protein LOC124866392 isoform X4, with protein sequence MTSSLGNVWVCIFFLIYWSTCFLPVNAVHQLRALLGCRVLIPCHDRSADSDSFKWFYKENELSKGTQLYFQNKNGVKHYDTGRPKVDIMPNRSLSINKFTDKDQGTYWCENCLQDVCKSNLSNFTTVKREILKEIQKAFYIISGRSFTHQCPDTSSLLMRNRTISVDEDPSGWLICNLSLNLDGHITTTGIYTSLAALNTTVGVSEKIDYFMPVIYGVSVALTFFILLGILTFYLKSRIQAAFPFHLARCFTGEAEEESTVIYGSVIIRTPPKTRNQHTYVSDCIYSELKV encoded by the exons ATGACTTCATCACTTGGAAACGTCTGggtttgtatattttttctgaTTTACTGGTCCACCTGCTTTCTCCCAGTAAATG CAGTGCATCAGCTTCGTGCCTTGCTGGGATGTCGAGTACTGATACCTTGTCATGATCGCAGTGCTGACTCAGACTCTTTCAAATGGTTTTACAAGGAGAATGAGCTCAGTAAAGGAACCCAGCTATACTTTCAGAATAAGAATGGAGTAAAACACTATGATACCGGTCGTCCAAAAGTAGACATCATGCCAAATCGCTCCCTGTCCATCAATAAATTTACTGATAAAGATCAGGGCACGTACTGGTGTGAAAACTGTCTTCAAGATGTCTGCAAGAGCAACCTGTCCAACTTCACTACTGTGAAGAGAG aaattctGAAAGAAATTCAAAAGGCATTTTACATCATTTCAGGCAGGAGTTTCACTCATCAATGCCCAG ATACTTCAAGTCTTCTGATGAGGAATCGAACAATATCAGTAGACGAGGACCCATCGGGGTGGTTAATCTGCAATTTAAGTTTGAACTTGGATGGGCACATAACAACTACCGGTATCTACACATCATTAGCCGCTTTAAACACAACAGTGG gtgTATCTGAGAAGATTGACTATTTTATGCCAGTTATTTATGGAGTATCAGTTGccttaacattttttattttactgggaATTTTAACTTTCTATTTGAAATCAAGAATACAAGCTG CATTTCCTTTTCATCTTGCACGTTGCTTCACTGGTGAG GCAGAAGAGGAGTCCACCGTAATTTATGGATCTGTTATCATCAGGACACCGCCAAAAACAAGAAACCAACACACATATGTCAGCGATTGCATTTATAGTGAATTAAAAGTGTAG
- the med18 gene encoding mediator of RNA polymerase II transcription subunit 18, protein MEAPPVTVMPITSGTINMMEYLLQGSVLDSALESLLHRLRGLCDNMEPETFTDHELVYLLKGQQGNPFILRARRSLSHPTAPWHLRYLGQPEVGDKSRHALVRNCVDVAASHSLPDFLNEMGFRMDHEFVTSGHIFRKGAMKVVVCNVSRVLVPGNTENTERMSLSHLVELSVLAPAGQDTMSEDMRSFAEQLKPLIHLEKIDPSKQRH, encoded by the exons ATGGAGGCTCCTCCTGTGACTGTGATGCCCATCACCAGTGGCACAATCAACATGATGGAGTATCTGCTACAAG GCAGTGTGTTAGATTCGGCTCTGGAAAGCCTGTTGCATCGTCTACGTGGTCTGTGTGACAACATGGAGCCGGAGACGTTTACAGACCATGAACTGGTATACCTTCTGAAAGGCCAGCAAGGAAACCCTTTCATTCTGCGTGCCCGACGCTCCCTCTCCCACCCTACAGCTCCGTGGCACCTCCGCTATCTGGGCCAGCCTGAAGTAGGAGACAAGAGCCGCCATGCCTTAGTGCGTAACTGTGTTGATGTGGCCGCCTCTCACAGCCTTCCGGATTTCCTTAATGAGATGGGCTTCCGTATGGACCACGAGTTTGTGACCAGTGGCCACATATTTCGCAAGGGAGCTATGAAGGTTGTAGTGTGCAACGTGTCCCGTGTGCTGGTGCCCGGTAACACAGAGAACACAGAGCGAATGTCGCTTTCACATTTGGTTGAACTGAGTGTTTTAGCGCCTGCCGGTCAGGACACTATGTCGGAGGACATGCGAAGCTTTGCTGAGCAGCTTAAACCTCTGATTCATTTGGAAAAGATCGACCCAAGCAAGCAGAGACATTAA
- the LOC124866392 gene encoding uncharacterized protein LOC124866392 isoform X2, translating to MTSSLGNVWVCIFFLIYWSTCFLPVNAVHQLRALLGCRVLIPCHDRSADSDSFKWFYKENELSKGTQLYFQNKNGVKHYDTGRPKVDIMPNRSLSINKFTDKDQGTYWCENCLQDVCKSNLSNFTTVKREILKEIQKAFYIISGRSFTHQCPGEFSNLNWTFEATNMNKRKLEQRSKMVTLNTSKILHIEHVTNTNSGKYTCWASICGGPSQKLITINLCVITDTSSLLMRNRTISVDEDPSGWLICNLSLNLDGHITTTGIYTSLAALNTTVGVSEKIDYFMPVIYGVSVALTFFILLGILTFYLKSRIQAAFPFHLARCFTGEAEEESTVIYGSVIIRTPPKTRNQHTYVSDCIYSELKV from the exons ATGACTTCATCACTTGGAAACGTCTGggtttgtatattttttctgaTTTACTGGTCCACCTGCTTTCTCCCAGTAAATG CAGTGCATCAGCTTCGTGCCTTGCTGGGATGTCGAGTACTGATACCTTGTCATGATCGCAGTGCTGACTCAGACTCTTTCAAATGGTTTTACAAGGAGAATGAGCTCAGTAAAGGAACCCAGCTATACTTTCAGAATAAGAATGGAGTAAAACACTATGATACCGGTCGTCCAAAAGTAGACATCATGCCAAATCGCTCCCTGTCCATCAATAAATTTACTGATAAAGATCAGGGCACGTACTGGTGTGAAAACTGTCTTCAAGATGTCTGCAAGAGCAACCTGTCCAACTTCACTACTGTGAAGAGAG aaattctGAAAGAAATTCAAAAGGCATTTTACATCATTTCAGGCAGGAGTTTCACTCATCAATGCCCAGGTGaattttctaatttaaattGGACTTTTGAAGCCACTAATATGAACAAAAGGAAATTAGAACAAAGATCAAAAATGGTCACCCTTAATACCAGCAAGATATTGCATATTGAACAcgtcacaaatacaaattctggCAAATACACTTGCTGGGCGAGTATCTGTGGTGGCCCGAGTCAAAAACTGATCACTATCAACTTATGTGTCATCACAG ATACTTCAAGTCTTCTGATGAGGAATCGAACAATATCAGTAGACGAGGACCCATCGGGGTGGTTAATCTGCAATTTAAGTTTGAACTTGGATGGGCACATAACAACTACCGGTATCTACACATCATTAGCCGCTTTAAACACAACAGTGG gtgTATCTGAGAAGATTGACTATTTTATGCCAGTTATTTATGGAGTATCAGTTGccttaacattttttattttactgggaATTTTAACTTTCTATTTGAAATCAAGAATACAAGCTG CATTTCCTTTTCATCTTGCACGTTGCTTCACTGGTGAG GCAGAAGAGGAGTCCACCGTAATTTATGGATCTGTTATCATCAGGACACCGCCAAAAACAAGAAACCAACACACATATGTCAGCGATTGCATTTATAGTGAATTAAAAGTGTAG
- the LOC124866392 gene encoding uncharacterized protein LOC124866392 isoform X1, with product MTSSLGNVWVCIFFLIYWSTCFLPVNAVHQLRALLGCRVLIPCHDRSADSDSFKWFYKENELSKGTQLYFQNKNGVKHYDTGRPKVDIMPNRSLSINKFTDKDQGTYWCENCLQDVCKSNLSNFTTVKREILKEIQKAFYIISGRSFTHQCPGEFSNLNWTFEATNMNKRKLEQRSKMVTLNTSKILHIEHVTNTNSGKYTCWASICGGPSQKLITINLCVITGEEMIFFSEIFYWLKNVYFTLLSFSQDTSSLLMRNRTISVDEDPSGWLICNLSLNLDGHITTTGIYTSLAALNTTVGVSEKIDYFMPVIYGVSVALTFFILLGILTFYLKSRIQAAFPFHLARCFTGEAEEESTVIYGSVIIRTPPKTRNQHTYVSDCIYSELKV from the exons ATGACTTCATCACTTGGAAACGTCTGggtttgtatattttttctgaTTTACTGGTCCACCTGCTTTCTCCCAGTAAATG CAGTGCATCAGCTTCGTGCCTTGCTGGGATGTCGAGTACTGATACCTTGTCATGATCGCAGTGCTGACTCAGACTCTTTCAAATGGTTTTACAAGGAGAATGAGCTCAGTAAAGGAACCCAGCTATACTTTCAGAATAAGAATGGAGTAAAACACTATGATACCGGTCGTCCAAAAGTAGACATCATGCCAAATCGCTCCCTGTCCATCAATAAATTTACTGATAAAGATCAGGGCACGTACTGGTGTGAAAACTGTCTTCAAGATGTCTGCAAGAGCAACCTGTCCAACTTCACTACTGTGAAGAGAG aaattctGAAAGAAATTCAAAAGGCATTTTACATCATTTCAGGCAGGAGTTTCACTCATCAATGCCCAGGTGaattttctaatttaaattGGACTTTTGAAGCCACTAATATGAACAAAAGGAAATTAGAACAAAGATCAAAAATGGTCACCCTTAATACCAGCAAGATATTGCATATTGAACAcgtcacaaatacaaattctggCAAATACACTTGCTGGGCGAGTATCTGTGGTGGCCCGAGTCAAAAACTGATCACTATCAACTTATGTGTCATCACAGGTGAGGAAATGATATTTTTTTCCGAAATATTTTATtggttgaaaaatgtttattttacactATTGTCTTTCTCTCAAGATACTTCAAGTCTTCTGATGAGGAATCGAACAATATCAGTAGACGAGGACCCATCGGGGTGGTTAATCTGCAATTTAAGTTTGAACTTGGATGGGCACATAACAACTACCGGTATCTACACATCATTAGCCGCTTTAAACACAACAGTGG gtgTATCTGAGAAGATTGACTATTTTATGCCAGTTATTTATGGAGTATCAGTTGccttaacattttttattttactgggaATTTTAACTTTCTATTTGAAATCAAGAATACAAGCTG CATTTCCTTTTCATCTTGCACGTTGCTTCACTGGTGAG GCAGAAGAGGAGTCCACCGTAATTTATGGATCTGTTATCATCAGGACACCGCCAAAAACAAGAAACCAACACACATATGTCAGCGATTGCATTTATAGTGAATTAAAAGTGTAG
- the LOC124866392 gene encoding uncharacterized protein LOC124866392 isoform X3, translating to MTSSLGNVWVCIFFLIYWSTCFLPVNAVHQLRALLGCRVLIPCHDRSADSDSFKWFYKENELSKGTQLYFQNKNGVKHYDTGRPKVDIMPNRSLSINKFTDKDQGTYWCENCLQDVCKSNLSNFTTVKREILKEIQKAFYIISGRSFTHQCPGEFSNLNWTFEATNMNKRKLEQRSKMVTLNTSKILHIEHVTNTNSGKYTCWASICGGPSQKLITINLCVITGEEMIFFSEIFYWLKNVYFTLLSFSQDTSSLLMRNRTISVDEDPSGWLICNLSLNLDGHITTTGIYTSLAALNTTVVICSLEIEAPPRPQSLSVFSSISFSSCTLLHW from the exons ATGACTTCATCACTTGGAAACGTCTGggtttgtatattttttctgaTTTACTGGTCCACCTGCTTTCTCCCAGTAAATG CAGTGCATCAGCTTCGTGCCTTGCTGGGATGTCGAGTACTGATACCTTGTCATGATCGCAGTGCTGACTCAGACTCTTTCAAATGGTTTTACAAGGAGAATGAGCTCAGTAAAGGAACCCAGCTATACTTTCAGAATAAGAATGGAGTAAAACACTATGATACCGGTCGTCCAAAAGTAGACATCATGCCAAATCGCTCCCTGTCCATCAATAAATTTACTGATAAAGATCAGGGCACGTACTGGTGTGAAAACTGTCTTCAAGATGTCTGCAAGAGCAACCTGTCCAACTTCACTACTGTGAAGAGAG aaattctGAAAGAAATTCAAAAGGCATTTTACATCATTTCAGGCAGGAGTTTCACTCATCAATGCCCAGGTGaattttctaatttaaattGGACTTTTGAAGCCACTAATATGAACAAAAGGAAATTAGAACAAAGATCAAAAATGGTCACCCTTAATACCAGCAAGATATTGCATATTGAACAcgtcacaaatacaaattctggCAAATACACTTGCTGGGCGAGTATCTGTGGTGGCCCGAGTCAAAAACTGATCACTATCAACTTATGTGTCATCACAGGTGAGGAAATGATATTTTTTTCCGAAATATTTTATtggttgaaaaatgtttattttacactATTGTCTTTCTCTCAAGATACTTCAAGTCTTCTGATGAGGAATCGAACAATATCAGTAGACGAGGACCCATCGGGGTGGTTAATCTGCAATTTAAGTTTGAACTTGGATGGGCACATAACAACTACCGGTATCTACACATCATTAGCCGCTTTAAACACAACAGTGG TGATTTGCAGTCTTGAAATTGAAGCACCCCCCAGACCTCAAtctctttctgtgttttcaagCATTTCCTTTTCATCTTGCACGTTGCTTCACTGGTGA
- the LOC124863016 gene encoding cytochrome P450 4B1 encodes MELGGFVKYPLVWPHIHQLLAALCLVAAVYKLTTVLLKRKAVAQSLEAFPGPPGHLLFGNVLEFKQDGTDLFKVIKWGEQYPYAFPLWFGPTTCILNIHHPDYVKTILSSTEPKDNFAYKFIESWIGNGLLVSKGQKWFRHRRLLTPGFHYDVLKPYVKLMSESVKTMLDKWETYAKTNETFELFEHISLMTLDSILKCAFSCSSNCQTEGGTNAYIKAIYELSNLINFRMRTFPYHSDLIFYLSPHGFRYRRACKVSHSHTYEVIKKRKEALKEETELSRSQTKRYLDFLDILLFARDEQQQGLSDEDLRAEVDTFMFEGHDTTASGLSFILYCLACHPEHQKLCRDEVCEALQGKDTMEWEDLNKIPYTTMCIKESLRLYPPVPGISRQITKPITFFDGRTLPAGSVIGVSVFGVHRNATVWENPDVFDPLRFLPENVSKRSPHAFVPFSAGPRNCIGQTFAMNEMKVVTALTLKRYQLMEDAESKPKMIPRLVLRSLNGIHIKIKPVEPEM; translated from the exons ATGGAGTTGGGAGGTTTTGTGAAATACCCGCTGGTCTGGCCTCACATACATCAACTTCTCGCCGCGCTGTGTCTCGTCGCCGCCGTGTACAAATTAACCACCGTCCTCCTCAAACGGAAAGCTGTAGCGCAGAGTCTTGAAGCCTTTCCAGGACCTCCGGGACACTTGttgtttggaaatgttttagAG TTTAAGCAAGATGGGACCGACCTGTTCAAGGTGATAAAGTGGGGGGAGCAGTATCCCTATGCTTTTCCTCTGTGGTTTGGCCCAACAACTTGTATTCTCAACATTCACCACCCAGATTATGTAAAAACTATACTGTCATCAACAG AGCCAAAGGATAATTTTGCATATAAGTTCATTGAGTCTTGGATTG GAAATGGCTTATTGGTGTCAAAAGGACAGAAATGGTTTCGCCACCGAAGGCTCCTGACTCCAGGTTTCCattatgatgttttaaaaccatacGTGAAACTGATGTCAGAGTCTGTAAAAACAATGCTG gacaaATGGGAAACGTATGCAAAAACCAACGAGACCTTTGAATTGTTTGAGCACATCAGCCTCATGACACTTGATAGCATACTGAAGTGTGCCTTTAGCTGCAGCAGCAACTGCCAGACAGAGGG GGGAACAAATGCCTACATCAAAGCGATATATGAGCTCAGCAATCTTATAAACTTCCGAATGAGGACTTTTCCATACCACAGTGACCTTATTTTCTACCTCAGCCCACATGGGTTCAGATACAGGAGAGCATGCAAGGTGTCTCACAGTCATACAT aCGAGGTTATCAAAAAGAGGAAAGAAGCCCTGAAGGAAGAGACGGAGCTCAGTCGCTCACAGACCAAGAGATATTTGGATTTTCTGGACATTCTTCTCTTTGCACGA GATGAACAGCAGCAGGGCCTGTCTGATGAAGATTTGCGAGCAGAAGTGGACACCTTCATGTTCGAGGGGCACGACACCACAGCCAGCGGCCTCTCGTTCATCCTCTACTGCTTGGCCTGCCACCCAGAGCACCAGAAGCTCTGCAGGGATGAAGTTTGTGAAGCTTTGCAAGGGAAAGACACTATGGAGTG GGAGGATCTTAACAAAATTCCATACACCACAATGTGCATCAAAGAATCCCTTCGTCTTTACCCCCCTGTGCCAGGAATATCCAGGCAGATCACCAAACCCATCACCTTCTTTGATGGAAGAACATTGCCAGCAG gCTCTGTTATCGGAGTAAGTGTGTTTGGAGTTCACAGAAATGCAACTGTCTGGGAAAACCCTGAT GTCTTCGACCCACTGCGTTTCCTCCCAGAAAATGTCTCTAAGCGATCGCCTCACGCATTTGTGCCTTTCTCCGCTGGACCAAG AAACTGCATCGGCCAGACATTTGCTATGAATGAGATGAAGGTGGTGACGGCTTTAACACTAAAGCGGTACCAGCTGATGGAGGACGCTGAAAGTAAACCTAAGATGATTCCGAGATTGGTTCTGCGTTCGCTTAATGGCATCCACATCAAGATCAAACCAGTGGAGCCAGAAATGTGA